In Quercus robur chromosome 11, dhQueRobu3.1, whole genome shotgun sequence, the following proteins share a genomic window:
- the LOC126705901 gene encoding uncharacterized protein LOC126705901 — MPNPNPNPNFRNQDLSLPPIPKSQLGRRSRSDIGKSVIIFGGYNGFGPEREPTLMEDGEKFKWYSIPVPDDEAEAEAEAEKKLSPFSVVELPQLHSFVALKSSIYCLSNYTTETWIFDGCWKLGPQMNVRRFAPHTIVLSGKLYVLGGLYEDAREEYIWMEVLNPKRRAWRPLPNPPLRISSFGMVSVALERTKQIIVSAFLRGDSKFRLCYSYDSCVVYIYNVRTCCWTELEPPTINLRCGSPITRSNRAVVGADDTLYWASLNEDDMLLVVHAYCLYKNEWFEGFISPTRIIGMKEVISYMNDPTPFHLGGTKFCLLFQSYIPHPWKPGMRISEMKNDWYLHSVVFDFSLESDPEEDFGDLHISVVSTQTYRLDHSVRLNDAVLMDGGAFNRTLQKKPKLCAD, encoded by the exons AtgccaaacccaaacccaaaccccaatTTCCGAAATcaagatctctctctccctccgaTTCCCAAATCCCAACTGGGAAGAAGATCAAGGTCTGATATCGGCAAATCCGTCATAATTTTTGGTGGTTATAATGGATTTGGACCAGAACGAGAACCGACTTTGATGGAGGATGGAGAAAAGTTTAAATGGTATTCTATTCCAGTCCCTGATGATGAGGCAGAGGCAGAGGCAGAGGCAGAAAAAAAGCTGAGTCCGTTTTCCGTAGTGGAGCTTCCCCAACTGCATTCCTTTGTAGCTCTAAAATCATCTATATATTGTCTTAGCAACTATACTACAGAGACGTGGATTTTCGATGGTTGTTGGAAGCTTGGTCCTCAAATGAATGTTCGTAGATTTGCTCCTCACACCATTGTCCTGAGCGGTAAGCTGTATGTTTTAGGTGGTTTATATGAGGATGCGAGAGAGGAATACATTTGGATGGAGGTTCTTAACCCGAAACGCAGAGCCTGGAGACCATTGCCCAATCCTCCATTACGGATTAGTTCCTTTGGCATGGTTTCTGTTGCTTTAGAGCGCACTAAACAAATTATTGTGAGTGCATTCCTTAGGGGCGACTCCAAGTTCCGCCTTTGTTATTCTTATGATAGTTGTGTGGTTTACATATATAATGTCCGTACTTGTTGTTGGACAGAACTTGAGCCTCCGACCATCAATCTACGTTGTGGGTCTCCAATTACGCGCTCTAATAGAGCTGTAGTAGGTGCGGATGATACCCTCTACTGGGCTTCGCTCAATGAGGATGATATGCTTTTAGTTGTCCATGCTTACTGTCTATATAAAAATGAGTGGTTCGAGGGCTTTATCAGCCCTACGAGAATCATTGGGATGAAAGAGGTTATAAGTTATATGAATGATCCAACTCCTTTCCACTTAGGCGGTACCAAATTCTGCCTTCTATTTCAATCCTACATCCCTCATCCGTGGAAACCAGGAATGCGGATATCTGAAATGAAGAATGATTGGTATCTCCATTCggttgtatttgatttttctctAGAATCAGATCCGGAGGAGGATTTCGGGGACCTGCATATTTCAGTCGTTTCAACCCAGACATATCGTCTGGATCACAGCGTACGTCTCAATGATGCTGTGTTGAT GGATGGTGGTGCCTTCAATCGCACCTTGCAGAAGAAACCAAAGTTATGTGCAGATTAG
- the LOC126705900 gene encoding uncharacterized protein LOC126705900, whose amino-acid sequence MPNPNPNPNPNPNFRNQDLSLPPIPKSQLGRRSRSDIGKSVIIFGGYNGFGPEREPTLMEDGEKFKWYSIPVPDDDADAKAEAEKKLSPFSVVELPKLHSFVALKSSIYCLSYYTTETWIFDGCWKLGPQMNVRRSHPHTIVLSGKLYVLGGLYDAREEYIWMEVLNPKRRAWRPLPNPPLRIRSFGMVSVALERTKQIIVSAFLRGDSKDSKFRLCYSYDNDSCVVYIYNVRTCCWTEVEPPTINLRCGSPIMRVNRAVVGADDTLYWASLNEDDQLLVVHAYCLYKNEWFEGFISPTRIIGMKEVISYMKDPTPVHLGGTKFCLLFQSYIPHPRKPGMRISEMKNDWYLHSVVFDFSLESDPEEDFGDLHISVVSTQKYRLDHRLRFSDAVLMDGGAFNRTLQKKPKLCAD is encoded by the exons ATGCCTAAccctaacccaaacccaaacccaaaccccaatTTCCGAAATcaagatctctctctccctccgaTTCCCAAATCCCAACTGGGAAGAAGATCAAGGTCTGATATCGGCAAATCCGTCATAATTTTTGGCGGTTATAATGGATTTGGACCAGAACGAGAACCGACTTTGATGGAGGATGGAGAAAAGTTTAAATGGTATTCTATTCCAGTCCCTGATGATGATGCAGATGCAAAGGCAGAGGCAGAAAAAAAGCTGAGTCCGTTTTCCGTAGTGGAGCTTCCCAAACTGCATTCCTTTGTAGCACTAAAATCATCTATATATTGTCTTAGCTACTATACCACAGAGACGTGGATTTTCGATGGTTGTTGGAAGCTTGGTCCTCAAATGAATGTTCGTAGATCTCATCCTCACACCATTGTCCTGAGCGGTAAGCTGTATGTTTTAGGTGGTTTATATGATGCTAGAGAGGAATACATTTGGATGGAGGTTCTTAACCCGAAACGCAGAGCCTGGAGACCATTGCCCAATCCTCCATTACGGATTAGGTCCTTTGGCATGGTTTCTGTTGCTTTAGAGCGCACTAAACAAATTATTGTGAGTGCATTCCTTAGGGGCGACTCCAAGGACTCCAAGTTCCGCCTTTGTTATTCTTATGATAATGATAGTTGTGTGGTTTACATATATAATGTCCGTACTTGTTGTTGGACAGAAGTTGAGCCTCCGACCATCAATCTACGTTGTGGGTCTCCAATTATGCGTGTTAATAGAGCTGTAGTAGGTGCGGATGATACCCTCTATTGGGCTTCGCTCAATGAGGATGATCAGCTTTTAGTTGTCCATGCTTACTGTCTATATAAAAATGAGTGGTTCGAGGGCTTTATCAGCCCTACGAGAATCATTGGGATGAAAGAGGTTATAAGTTATATGAAGGATCCAACTCCTGTCCACTTAGGCGGTACCAAATTCTGCCTTCTATTTCAATCCTACATCCCTCATCCGCGGAAACCAGGAATGCGGATATCTGAAATGAAGAATGATTGGTATCTCCATTCggttgtatttgatttttctctAGAATCAGATCCGGAGGAGGATTTCGGGGACCTGCATATTTCAGTCGTTTCAACCCAGAAATATCGTCTAGATCACCGCTTACGTTTCAGTGATGCTGTGTTGAT GGATGGTGGTGCCTTCAATCGCACCTTGCAGAAGAAACCAAAGTTATGTGCAGATTAG